TTTCCATAGGAGTTATAAATCTGTCAGCGATTCTGTGAGAATTAATGGAGCAGAAAGTTTGAATGTCCACCAAAACTTCATTTTAAGATGTTCTGTGTACAGTATTGTGGCCTCTTTCATACACCAGATTGTTTATAATCTGTGAATCAGTTTTGGCGGCATTTGAATGAATCCCTTTGTAGTCGATGGAGATTTCAATTTAGCAAATTTTGAGTGATGGATTTTGTCATTGACCCAAGTCAGTGACGCAAAGTGTCTCTCTTCACACATTTCAACATGTGTTGGAAAAAGACAGAATTCTTCAAGAGAGGACTGGTGATGTgaaaagttttgttttgtttttgagtgAAAAAACTCAGGTTATAAACTCTTCTCACTTCCATTAATCACAACCGATGTCACATGGTGACTTTGATATAGCCCTCGatcacatcaacatcatttTGGAGAAAAATGTTGTCGCCATTGTAGTATGTGTTACGGTAAAAACTTTTTGAATAGCCCTTTTTCAAAGCAAACATTTAGACTTGTCagagtaggaaaagcacagatgtATTAATAAGATTAAAGGTGGTTCTGTTCTATTGAAATGTCCCAGTCAGACATGACAGTGAGCCAACATGGACAATACAGGACCTTGAAATTGATGCAGCTAAATGGAACACAGCCATCATTCaagttattatttacacctgtgcttttcctgctgtaacaggtcaacatgtctgctgtgaaaaaggtctttTCAGCCACAAACAAAGGGTCTTTCTATTCTTTAAAAGCACCTAATAGTTGACTCTCTAAAGAAGCGTATGTTTTGAAATGTATTCCCTTATAATAAGTTGTGTGAAAAACTGATATGTTCTCTCTGATCCCACTAATGTCCTGCTGGTTGAATATAAATCTGGCCAAAGAAAAGATTTTACCACCGCCATCGAAGGAGCCTTCATCATCCAGGTCATGTCCATTGTCGTAGCGGATCTTCTTCTTCGGGTCGGAGAGCACAGTGAAGGCCTCGCCAACCTCCTTGaatttcttttcctcctccttctgaaCCTCTGGAGTTGCCGCACTGTGACGGTCTGCAAGATAAAAAATACAACTAAGATAAATAACCGTAATCAAAGTTGGGTTTCCTGCATGTCTGTGCAAAGACCGAGAGGTGTACCTGGGTGGTGCATGAGGGCCCGTTTGCGATAGGCTTTTTTGATCTCGTCCTCGGTGGCGTTCTTGCCGACCCCCAGCACCTTGTAATAATCTTTCCTCTTGCTCTTCTTCAGCTCCAGCTGTGCCGTCTTCAGCAGATGCTTGTGCTCTAGAGGGAtaaaatgtgagtgtgtgaaaaCCTGACCGGCTAGAGTATCAGTTAAGACaggtacaaattagggctgtcattccaatgaaatatttaatcgcttaatcatttgttatctgttcaaaatgtaccttaaagggagatttgtcaagtatttaacactcttatcaacatgggagttggcaaatacgcttgctttatgcaaatgtatgtatatatttaatattggaaatcaattaacaacacaaaacaatgacaaatattgtccagaaaccctcacaggtactgcatttagtataaaaaatatgtttaaatcataacatggtaaactcaagcccaacaagcaacaacagctgtcagtgtgtcagtgtgctgacttgactatgacttgccccaaactgcatgtgattatcataaagtgtgcatgtctgtaaaggggagactcgtgggtacccagagaacccatttacattcacatatcttgaggtcagaggtaaagggacctctttgaaaataatcatgccagtttttcctcgcaaaataTTTAGcgcacgtttggagcgttatttaaccagctagtatgacatggttggtaccgatggattcattaggttttttagtttcatatgatgccagtatcttcactctagctttaatactgagcctgctacatcctccaaaagattgattgcggTAATGTggtaaagaaataagtggcgttaagcCCTGGTGtaaatgcaaaaaagaaaaaaagacagcagCTTACCTGATGTTTTTTCTGTCTGGTAAACTTTTTCATAGTCCCGTACGGCCTCCTCATACTGCTCTGTGGTCATGTAACTATAGGGGGACAGACAAAGTCACTGAAAAACTGCTCAatgctgaacacacacattagaAAAAATATACTCCTATTAAAAGCGTAGCATACCACTGAGCTCTTCTTAAGTAGGCCTTGATGTAAGTGTCATCTAGTTTGATTGCACTGGTGCAGTCTTCAATGGCTTCATTAAGTTTCTTCAGCTGTTGATGAGGAGCAAGTTAATGACCTTATTGAACAGCCGAAGCATTATTGATCAAATGCCTGACTGGTAATATGTGGCCTTTTACCTTTAATCCTGCCGTGGCTCTGTTGCAGTAGAGTTTAGCGTTGGTCTTGATGTTGTTGGGGTCTATCGTCAGGGCCTCAGTATACAGCTGGTAGGCGGCTTCATAGCTGCAGCTCTTAAATGCCAGGTTGCCCTCATCTTTCTTGGCTTTTAAGGCTTTGGCGTTCTGATTTAGGAAGAGAACAAATCATCAAGTTTCTTATAAAACATATACTGAAACTTGCAGTGAAATTTAAGCCATGTCGTGTATTTGAACTGTAGCAACAGATATTCATAGTGCATTTGTTTTAGCCGTCTTAAAAGGTGCCCTgaggagttttcttgtaaacaaaaaaaaagttctgttcagtttttctcattcaAATGCATTGCGTGTATACTTGAGGGCTAAAAACTATGTCAACGGCATTTTCttcctcagaaaatatttgcaAAGCCgtttttttgaatatttaaatcCGACATTGTTTACATCAGTGTTTACTTGCTAGCAGACTTCTTCTTCACTGTCTTTGCGAGAACGTCGTTAAGCTTTCTTGCACTTAGCCTTTGTAATTTTACATCATGCCATAAGAGATTGCAATTGCAAGAAGCGAACATATAGAAAAACTGCAAATGTGTTGCACCGCGCCCGAACATTAATTTATCATGTCACACCCCCCGGCAGAATTAGTCATGCAATTtgagttattttgttttttcgtACACATTTGTCTTACATACGAGATTTCAAAATACtagattgttaaaaataaaattttccAGTACAAATAAATAGGTCTGTTTATTTCTAGACGACAAAAAATGACAATCTTACTCTGCAGGCTAGCCGGGCCTTCTCGTGGTCAGGTGCCATGCGCAGAGCCTGGACAAAGAACTGTACAGCTTTATCGATGCAATCCTCGTAGTAGAGACACAGGCCTCGGACGTAGAGCGCGTCTGCGTTGGTGGAATCCATTCGCAGGATATCACTGT
The genomic region above belongs to Sebastes fasciatus isolate fSebFas1 chromosome 20, fSebFas1.pri, whole genome shotgun sequence and contains:
- the LOC141758141 gene encoding dnaJ homolog subfamily C member 7-like isoform X2, whose protein sequence is MAAVDIDVPVDTEPQLPDPEDMERQAEGFKEQGNAFYSKKDYSEAFNYYTKAIDVSPKTASYYGNRAATLMMLCRFREALEDSQQAVRLDDCFMKGHLREGKCHLLLGNAMAANRCFQKVLELEPSNREAQQENKTAATLLEYEHMAGFGFEKRDFRKVVYCMDRALGVASACHRFKILKAECLALLGRYPEAQSVASDILRMDSTNADALYVRGLCLYYEDCIDKAVQFFVQALRMAPDHEKARLACRNAKALKAKKDEGNLAFKSCSYEAAYQLYTEALTIDPNNIKTNAKLYCNRATAGLKLKKLNEAIEDCTSAIKLDDTYIKAYLRRAQCYMTTEQYEEAVRDYEKVYQTEKTSEHKHLLKTAQLELKKSKRKDYYKVLGVGKNATEDEIKKAYRKRALMHHPDRHSAATPEVQKEEEKKFKEVGEAFTVLSDPKKKIRYDNGHDLDDEGSFDGDFDANNIFRAFFGGHGGGGHGGGGGGGGFSFDSSPDSGPGNFFFQFG
- the LOC141758141 gene encoding dnaJ homolog subfamily C member 7-like isoform X1: MAAVDIDVPVDTEPQLPDPEDMERQAEGFKEQGNAFYSKKDYSEAFNYYTKAIDVSPKTASYYGNRAATLMMLCRFREALEDSQQAVRLDDCFMKGHLREGKCHLLLGNAMAANRCFQKVLELEPSNREAQQENKTAATLLEYEHMAGFGFEKRDFRKVVYCMDRALGVASACHRFKILKAECLALLGRYPEAQSVASDILRMDSTNADALYVRGLCLYYEDCIDKAVQFFVQALRMAPDHEKARLACRNAKALKAKKDEGNLAFKSCSYEAAYQLYTEALTIDPNNIKTNAKLYCNRATAGLKLKKLNEAIEDCTSAIKLDDTYIKAYLRRAQCYMTTEQYEEAVRDYEKVYQTEKTSEHKHLLKTAQLELKKSKRKDYYKVLGVGKNATEDEIKKAYRKRALMHHPDRHSAATPEVQKEEEKKFKEVGEAFTVLSDPKKKIRYDNGHDLDDEGSFDGGDFDANNIFRAFFGGHGGGGHGGGGGGGGFSFDSSPDSGPGNFFFQFG